The following DNA comes from Cedecea neteri.
ACGACCGGAGATTTTCTCAATACCCGCACAAAGCGCGCCGCAGGCCGGGCTAAAGCCGTGGCCGTGGCTGTCAGGATTGGTCGCAATGAAACGTGCACCGTTTGCCACGAAGTAGGCCGCTTTATGCATCATCTCCCAGTTAAAGGAGCGAGTTTCACCGACGATAACAAAGTCAGGATTGATGTCGGTAATGGTAAATCCAGCTTTGTAGAGTTCGTGAATCAGCGCCCCTTCACCGACGACGTAGGCTTTCTTACCTTCCTGACGACGGAGGAAATCGGCCGTAGCCATGGCGGAGGTGTAAAACACGCTCTCCGGCACGTCGATACCCGCGGAGGCAAAGCGGTTGGCAAGATCCTGGCTGGTCTGGGAAGGGTAGTTGGTCAGCAGCACCAGCGGCATTTCTTTTTCAAGAATACGTGCCAGAAATTCATTAGCGCCCGGCACGGCGACGTTGTCGTGCATCAGCACGCCGTCGATATCACAAATTACGTTCTGGATGGTGGTCATTAACAACTCTGGCTCACGGAATGAAGTCGGTAACTATAGCGTAAAATGCTGCCTGGGCAGCATTAACTTTCCAGCAAATGCTGAAGCAAGACGCCGTTTAGCATCGAGCGCTTAACCAGCGCAAAGGCTCCGATGGCCGAGCGGTCGTCCAGCTTTGAGCAGACGATAGGCAAATTTTTACGGAAGGCATTCAATACCTGAGTATTAATGCAGCCTTCAATGGCCGGCAGCAGCACTTTTTCAGCTTCGATTATCTCACCGGCAAGCACGACTTTTTGCGGGTTAAACAGGTTAATGGCGATGGAAATGGCTTTCCCCAGGTGGCGGCCAACGTGTTCCAGCACTTCACAGGCCAACGCATCGCCTTTATTGGCCGCTTTGCAGATAGCTTGAATACTACAATCTTCCAACGTCAAACGGCTGTTATAGCCTTGTTCCAGCAAATGGCGGACGCGTTTTTCAATGGCGGCGTTCGCGGCGATGGTTTCCAGGCAGCCAAAGTTACCGCAGTGGCAGCGCTCGCCTAATGGGTCTACCTGAATGTGGCCAATCTCACCGACGTTCCCATTACGGCCGATAAAAATCCGCCCGTTTGACAGAATGCCCGCCCCGGTGCCGCGGTGAACGCGCACCAAAATAGAGTCTTCGCAGTCGTGAGTTGCACCGAAGTAGTGCTCGGCCAGCGCGAGACTGCGAATATCATGGCCGACAAAACAGGTCACTTTGAAACGTTTTTCCAGGCTGTCGACCAGCGCCCAGTTGTTGACGGCGATGTGCGGCATGTAGCGGATCACGCCGCTTTCTGGGTCAACCAGCCCTGGCAGGATGACGGAAATAGCGATAAGTTCGCGGGTTTTACGCTGCCAGGTTTCGATAAAGTGACTGATGGCGTTGAGCAACGCATGCTCGAGCGTTTCCTGGGTGCGTTCAGGCAGCGGGTAGTGCTCTTCGGCGATGGATTTCGCGCTCAGGTCGAACAGGGTGATAGTGGCGTCATGGCGCCCAAGGCGCACGCCAATAGCGTGAAAGTTACGTGTTTCGGTAGTAATGGAGATAGCGCGGCGGCCGCCGGTGGAGGCCTGCTGATCGACTTCTTTTATCAGGCCGCGCTCAATAAGCTGGCGAGTAATTTTTGTGACGCTGGCGGGCGCAAGCTGGCTTTGTTCGGCAATCTGGATGCGCGAGATGGGACCGTGCTGATCAATCAGGCGGTAGACCGCCGCGCTATTCAGCTGTTTTACCAGGTCAACGTTACCAATTTGGGCTTGTCCGCCAGTCGTCATGCTATTTACTCAGTTACGACCTCGTTACCATTAACGATGGTCTTGATAATTTTATAGTCGCGGGTAAACACGGTCAGGTTAGCCACTTTACCGGCTTCGATTGCGCCCAGATGTTTATCCACGCCCATGGCGCGAGCAGGGTAGAGGGTTGCCATACGCAGGACTTCATCCAGCGCGATGGCCGCGTGTTCCACCAAATTGCGAACACCTTGAATCATGGTCAGTGCAGACCCGCTCAGCGTGCCGTTCTCATCAACGCACAGACCGTCACGGTAGTATATTGTTTTGCCAGCAAAAATGAACTGATCGATGTTGGCACCTGCCGGTGCGGTTGCGTCAGTCACCAGGCACAGTTTATCGCCCTTCACGCGTTTTGCGGTGCGAATGTTCGCATAATCCACATGTAAACCATCAGCAATGATGCCACAGTAGACGTCAGCTTCATCAAAAATTGCGCCAGCAAGGCCAGGTTCACGGCCGGTAATATAAGGCATCGCGTTGAAAAGGTGGGTTGCGAAGGTGATCCCGGCGCGGAAGCCAATTTTGGCTTCTTTAATTGTTGCATTGGAATGACCGGCAGAAACGATGATGCCCGCAGCGACCAGCTTCTGAATGACTTCTGGCTCAACCATTTCAGGTGCGAGGGTGATTTTGGTGATCACATCGGCATTCTGGCAGAGGAAATCAACCAGCTTCGCATCCGGCTTGCGCACGAAGCCCGGGTTGTGCGTCCCTTTTTTCACGATGTTAAGCCACGGCCCTTCAAGGTGTAAACCCAGCGCCTGATGGCTGTATTTCGCCAGATAGTCGCGCATGACGTTCACGCCCTGCATCATCAGCTCGTCGCTGGTGGTGATAAGCGTAGGCAGGTAGCTGGTGCAGCCTGAGCGTTCGTTCGCTTTCTGCATGATTTCCAGCGTTTCAACAGAAACGGCTTCTGCGGTGTCGTTAAACTGCACGCCGCCGCAGCCGTTCAGCTGTACGTCAATAAAACCGGGGGCAATGACGGCACCGCCCACATCGCGCGTTTCGATACCTGCTGGCAGTGCTTCTACAGGGCAAACTCGCTCAATCAGGCCATCGGCAATGACTACCGCGTGGTCATCCAGAATTTCGTGGCCGGTATAAATCCGACCGTGGATTAATGCATACATATCCTACCCCCGGGAATAACGTCGTGCTTTAAGACTGTAAGATCGCTAATAAAGAGGAAAAGCCGAAACACCTTCCTCTTTATGACTGACTGTAGAAAACCAATACATTGATTTTCCTGGACAACTGACGCTTTTACGACGCGTCAGTTGTCTATTGTGCCTTAAAGGCCTTTAATGTTTTCTGCTTCCAGTTCGTTGAAATATTTCAACGTTTTGACTTTCAGCTCCATGGTGGACGGCTCATCACACACGATCACCGCCTTTGGATGCAGCTGCAGGCAGGTGATAGTCCACATGTGGTTAACGTTGCCTTCCACGGCCGCCTGCAGCGCCAGAGCTTTGACACCGCCCAGCACCAGGATCATCACTTCTTCTGCATCCAGCAGGGTACCTACGCCAACGGTCAGCGCGTATTTAGGTACCTGAGTCACGTCGCCGCCGAAGAAACGAGAGTTTGCCACGCGGGTGTCATGGGTCAGGGTTTTAATACGGGTGCGGGAAGCCAGGGAAGACGCTGGTTCGTTGAACGCGATGTGGCCGTCGTTGCCCACACCGCCCATGAACAGGTGAATTTTGCCATAGGAGCGAATTTTCTCTTCGTAGCGGCGACATTCTGCATCAACATCTTCTGCGTTGCCGTTCAGCAGATTGATGTTTTCCGCTGGGATATCAACGTGATCAAAGAAGTTGCGGTGCATGAAAGTATAATAGCTTTCCGGGTGTTCTTTCGGCAGACCGACGTATTCATCCATGTTGAACGTGACGACGTTCTTAAAGCTAACCTGGCCTGCTTTATGCATCTCAACCAGAGCTTTGTAAGCTTCCAGCGGCGTGCCGCCGGTTGGCAGACCCAGAACAAAAGGACGGTCCGCGGTTGGTTTGAATGCATTGATGCGATTTACAATATGGCGAGCTGCCCATTTGCCGACTTGTGCCGGGGTAGCCAGGGGAATCAGTCTCATCATTCACCTCGTAGTTTAAGAGTAAAAATAGGGTTAGCTGAATCGATCTCGATAAGCATAAGGGTAAACCACTTTTATACTGAACCGACAGGGATCAATCCGCCTTGATTTTTTGAATCATAAAATAAGTTTTCGGAGATAGCCAGTGAAGGGGGAGGGTTGAAGCGATATTTGGTGATAAATATCACAAAAAAGGTGCGTTTAATTTGCGGTACGAATTAATTTTTTTCACACTTCACCGTGTGATGTGAATCGTCGCCGTGTATTCAATGTAAGTAAGACAATAAAAACACTGCTTGAGCGAGCCTTAACGGGGTCTCATAGGGGGAATAAAGTGAGTATTCTAGGTTATCTACAGCGCGTGGGCCGGGCACTTATGGTGCCGGTGGCTACACTGCCAGCAGCAGCAATATTAATGGGGGTTGGTTACTGGATTGACCCAGTTAGCTGGGGTGGAGACAACGCGTTAGCCGCGCTCTTCATTAAATCCGGTTCCGCCATTATCGATAACATGTCCGTGTTGTTCGCCATCGGCGTCGCTTACGGCATGTCCAAAGACAAAGACGGTGCAGCTGCACTGACCGGCTTTGTTGGCTTCCTGGTTCTGACCACCCTCTGCTCACCGGCAGCGGTTGCCATGATCCAGAAAATTCCGGCGGATCAGGTTCCGGCGGCGTTTGGTAAAATCAGTAACCAGTTCGTCGGTATTCTGGTCGGTATTATTTCTGCAGAACTCTATAACCGCTTCAGCGGCGTTGAGCTGCCGAAAGCGCTCTCCTTCTTCAGCGGTCGTCGTCTGGTGCCAATCCTGACCTCCTTCGTGATGATTGCCGTTGCTTTCATCATGATGTACGTCTGGCCGATGATCTTCGACGGTCTGGTGAACTTCGGTGAACACATTCAGAAACTGGGTTCTGCAGGCGCCGGTATCTATGCCTTCTTCAACCGTTTGCTGATCCCGGTTGGTCTGCACCACGCCCTGAACTCCGTGTTCTGGTTTGACGTTGCGGGTATTAACGACATTCCTAACTTCCTGGGTGGCGCTCAGTCCATCGAAGCAGGTAAAGCGGTTGTCGGTATCACCGGTCGTTACCAGGCGGGCTTCTTCCCGATCATGATGTTCGGTCTGCCAGGTGCAGCGCTGGCCATCTATCACTGTGCACGTCCTGAAAACAAAGCAAAAGTTGCCGGTATCATGATGGCCGCTGCTTTCGCTGCGTTCTTCACCGGGATCACCGAACCGCTGGAGTTCTCCTTCATGTTCGTTGCGCCGGTACTGTACGTGATTCACGCAGTGCTGACCGGTATCTCGGTATTTATCGCGGCAAGCATGCACTGGATTGCGGGCTTCGGCTTCTCTGCGGGCCTGGTGGATATGGTGCTTTCTTCCCGTAACCCGCTGGCAACCCACTGGTGGATGCTGATCCCTCAGGGTCTGGTGTTCTTCGTTCTCTACTACGTGGTGTTCCGTTTCACTATCACCAAATTCAACCTGCTGACGCCGGGCCGTGAACTGGCTGTAGCCGGTGACGAGGCTGACGGTCAGGACGTGAACGTGAGCGGTGAAGCGAATCAGGACGTTTCTGGTCTGGCTCGTCAGTACATCTCTGCGGTAGGCGGCTCTGCAAACCTGACCGGCATTGATGCCTGTATCACTCGTCTGCGTCTGAGTGTGAAAGACTCTTCCGTTGTTAACGAAGCGCTGGCTAAGCGTCTGGGTGCGACGGGCGTTATTCGCCTGAACAAAACCAGCGTGCAAATCATCGTTGGCTTTGCTGCAGAAAAAATTGCTAATGCAATGAAAACCGCAGGCACTGTCGAAGCCGCCGCACCTGTTGCGGGTGCAGCACCGGCTCCTGCGGCTAAACCACAGGCTGTTCCAAACGCGGCCAGCACAACTATTGCCGCTCTGGTTTCTCCGGTAACCGGCGATGTTGTTGAGCTGGACCAGGTGCCTGACGAAGCTTTCGCCAGCAAAGCTGTAGGTGATGGCGTAGCGGTTAAGCCGACGGAGAAAACTGTCGTTTCTCCTGCCGCCGGGACTATCGTGAAAATCTTCAACACCAACCACGCGTTCTGCCTTGAGACAGAAAAAGGCGCAGAGATTGTGGTTCACATGGGCATCGATACCGTTGCTCTGGGTGGTAAAGGCTTCACGCGTCTGGTGGAAGAAGGAGCCGAAGTGGTTGCCGGCCAGCCGATTCTGGAAATGGATCTCGATTTCCTGAACGCCAACGCTCGCTCCATGATTAGCCCGGTAGTTTGCAGCAACATCGACGACTTCAGCGGTCTGGTTATCCAGGCGAAAGGTCAGGTGGTTGCAGGTCAAACACCACTGTATGAGATTAAAGGCAAGTAATCGCTCCTGAGTAAGCATTTGTGCCTTAAGCGGCTGGCGTATATCGTCAGCCGCTTTTTTATTACCTGCCGCTAGCCAGCATGGATAACCCTAATTTATGCAACTAAAGGTTGTTTCCCGAGGCCGCTTATTAGATCATACGCCGTTAACTAAGGTACACGCTTTGAGGAACCCGCGATGAGTGAGGCTGAAGCCCGCCCAACTAACTTTATTCGTCAGATTATTGATGAAGACCTGGCGAACGGTAAGCACACCAGTATTTGCACCCGTTTTCCGCCTGAGCCAAATGGCTATCTGCACATTGGCCACGCCAAGTCTATTTGCCTGAACTTTGGCATTGCCCAAGATTACCAGGGGCAATGCAACCTGCGCTTCGACGACACAAACCCGGTAAAAGAAGACATCGAATACGTAGAGTCCATCAAGCATGACGTTGAATGGCTGGGCTTCCACTGGTCTGGCAATGTGCGTTATTCGTCTGACTATTTTGACCAGCTGTTTAATTATGCCGTTGAGCTGATTAATAAAGGGCTGGCGTATGTTGATGAGCTGAGCCCGGAACAAATTCGTGAATACCGTGGCTCGCTGACTGCGCCCGGTAAAAACAGCCCGTTCCGCGATCGTAGCGTTGAGGAAAACCTCGCGCTGTTCGAGAAAATGCGCAACGGTGAGTTCGCCGAAGGTACCGCCTGCCTGCGTGCCAAAATCGATATGGCCTCGCCGTTCATCGTTATGCGCGACCCGGTGCTGTATCGCATTAAATTTGCCGATCACCACCAGACCGGCAACAAGTGGTGCATCTACCCGATGTACGACTTCACCCACTGTATTTCCGATGCGCTGGAAGGCATTACGCACTCGCTGTGTACCCTGGAGTTCCAGGACAACCGCCGCCTGTATGATTGGGTGCTGGATAACATCACCATTCCTGCACACCCGCGTCAGTACGAGTTTTCTCGCCTGAATCTCGAATACGCCATCATGTCCAAGCGTAAGCTGAACTTGCTGGTGACCGAGAAGATTGTGGAAGGCTGGGACGACCCGCGTATGCCGACCATCTCCGGTTTGCGTCGCCGCGGCTATACCGCAGCCTCCATTCGCGAGTTCTGTAAGCGCATTGGCGTAACCAAGCAGGACAACACCGTTGAAATGGCTTCTCTGGAATCCTGTATCCGTGACGATCTCAACGAGAATGCACCGCGTGCCATGGCCGTACTGGATCCGGTAAAAGTTATTATCACTAACTACCCTGAAGGTGATGAAGAGACGGTCACCATGCCGAATCACCCAAATAAACCTGAAATGGGTAGCCGTGAAGTGCCGTTCAGTCGTGAGATCTATATTGATCGCGCTGACTTCCGTGAAGAGGCAAACAAGCAATACAAGCGTCTGGTGATGGGTAAAGAAGTTCGCTTGCGTAATGCCTATGTGATCAAAGCCGAGCGTGTAGAAAAAGACGCCGAAGGTAATATCACCGAACTGTATTGCACCTATGATCCGGAAACCCTGAGCAAGGATCCGGCTGACGGCCGCAAGGTTAAGGGTGTGATTCACTGGGTCAGCGCAGCACACGCGCTGCCGGTGGAGATTCGCCTGTACGATCGCTTGTTTAGCGTCGCGAATCCAGGGGCTGCGGAAGACTTCCTGTCTACCATTAACGCGGATTCCCTGGTTATTCGTCAGGGCTTCGTTGAGCCTAGCCTGCAGAACGCGGAAAAAAGTAAGGCATATCAGTTCGAGCGTGAAGGTTACTTCTGCCTCGACAGCCGCTATGCGACCGCAGAAAAACTGGTGTTTAACCGCACCGTTGGCCTGCGTGATACCTGGGCTAAAATCGGTGAGTAATTGCCACTAACAGCCTGATGAAAGCGCCGCGCAATGCGGCGTTTTTTCTTTTTGCTTACCTTTTGTTAACCTTTCATGCACATTCGCGGTGCGAATTAATTCTCATTTTCATTTTTGGGAAAATCTCCTTACACAATGTCATCTCTTCCCCGTAATCTCCTGATGCTTATAATGAAAGCGCTCTCAAAGAGATTTTATTCTTAAAATCAATCGTAATCAGGGTTAATCATCTGCTGCGCAATTTTGTTACAAATGCACATAGATTATGTGCTCTCTGTCATACTCCAGGAAATCTCTGATACAAAGTCATTGATAATTCGCGTCGCGAAAAATAGTCTATGAGCAGCAGTAATGCGGGTGTGTTAAGCAAAAACCGCTTTTAGCCGTCAGGCAATTTTACTTTTTTCGTCAATGGCGCTTTTCACGTCAGACGATGATTTTTACGTCAAAGAGGAATTTAACTATGCGTACGTTTAGTGGCAAACGTAGTGCGCTTGCTCTTGCTATTGCAAGCGTTACCGCTCTTTCTGGCTTTGTAGTGGCTCCGCAGGTTAGTGCTGCGGGTTTTGTTGATGACTCCACGCTGACCGGCGGCATCTATTACTGGCAGCGTGAGCGTGACCGTAAAGATGTGTCCGACGGTAAGTACAAAACTAACCTGTCGCACTCAACCTGGAACGCCAACCTCGACTTCCAGTCCGGCTATGCGGCCGATATGTTTGGTTTCGATATTGCCGCCTTCACCGCCATTGAAATGGCCGAAGACAGCGCCAGTGGCCACCCGAACGAAATCGCATTCTCCTCTAAAAATAAAACCTACGACGAAGACTACTCCGGTGATAAAGGCGGCATTAGCCTTTATAAAGCGGCTGCTAAATTCAAATACGGCCCGGTATGGGCACGTGCAGGTTACATTCAGCCAACCGGCCAAACGCTGCTAGCACCACACTGGAGCTTCATGCCTGGTACTTATCAGGGTGCTGAAGCAGGGGCCGCATTTGACTACGGTGATGCCGGTGCGCTGAGCTTCTCCTATATGTGGACCAACGAGTACAAGGCGCCGTGGCACCTTGAAACCGACAAGTTCTACCAGAACGACAAAAAAACCAAAGTTGATTACCTGCACTCCATCGGCGCGAAGTATGACTTCAAAAACGACCTGATTCTCGAAGCCGCATTTGGCCAGGCGCAGGGCTTTGTTGATCAGTACTTCGCTAAAGCCAGCTACAAATTTGACGTTGCAGGTAGCCCGCTGAGCACCAGCTACCAGTTCTACGGCACCCGTGATAAAGCCGCGAACAACACTATCAACGATATCTACGATGGCACCGCATGGCTCCAGGCGTTGACCTTTGGTTATAAAATTGGCCAGGTTGACCTGCGTCTCGAAGGGACCATGGTGAAGGCAGAAGGGCAGCAGGGTTACTTCCTGCAGCGTATGACGCCAACCTACGCTTCTTCCAACGGTCGTCTGGATGTGTGGTGGGATAACCGCTCTGACTTCAACGCCAACGGTGAAAAAGCCGTGTTCTTCGGCGCAATGTATGACCTGAGCAACTGGAATCTGCCGGGTTGGGCAGTCGGTGCTTCTTACGTTTATGCATGGGATGCAAAACCATCCACCTGGGCGCTTGATGCTTCCGGTAACCGCCAGGATCTCGCTTCCAACAAGATCAAAGAGTCTTCTTACAGCCTCGATGCAATGTATACCGTGCAGGAAGGCCGAGCGAAAGGCACGCTGTTCAAACTGCACTTCACACAGTACGACAACCACTCCGACATCCCAAGCTGGGGCGGTGGTTACGGCAACATGTTCCAGGATGAGCGTGACGTGAAGTTCATCGTGATTGCTCCGTTCACCATCTTCTGATGTGAAACCGGGCGCGTAAGCGCCCGTTTTTTATAAGGAACCGAACATGAAAAAGATTCTACTGGTCACTGCGGCTGTTTTCACGCTGTCTGCCTGCGTTCAGCCTCCGGCACCTCCGGAAGATTCACGCCTGAAGCAGGCCTATAGCGCCTGTATCAACACGGCGGAGGGCAATCCGGATAAAATTGAAGCCTGCCAGAGCGTGCTGAACGTACTGCGTCAGGAAAAACAGCATAAAGCGTTTGTTGAAAAAGAGGCTGTGAACGTGTTGGATTATCAGAAATGCATCCAGGCAAGAAAGAGCGGCAATGATGAAGCCGCGAAGGTGCGCTGCGATAAGATTTGGCAGGAGATTCGCGCCAATAACAGCTGATAACCTTTTTCAGTCAATAAAAAAACCGGCAAGGGAAACCTGCCGGTTTTTTGCTTTTAAACGCCACCGAAGCAGCGTTTGTTAATGCGGATTACTTATTTCGGATCGTGGGCCGTGTCGTCTTCACGGCAGTCGCCTTCGGCACAGTGTCCGTACAGATACAAACTGTGGTTAGTCAGGCGAATACCGTGGCGCGCGGCAATTTCACGCTGGCGAGATTCGATAGAATCGTCGCTGAACTCGATGACTTTTCCGCAGTCGAGGCAGATCAGGTGATCGTGGTGATGCTGCTGGGTCAGCTCGAAAACGGACTTGCCGCCTTCAAAGTTGTGGCGGGTCACGATCCCGGCATCATCAAACTGGTTCAGTACGCGGTAGACCGTCGCCAGGCCAATTTCTTCGCCCATGTCGATCAGACGTTTATATAAGTCTTCCGCGCTGACGTGATGATTTACCGGCTCTTGCAGCACTTCGAGGATTTTTAATCGCGGAAGCGTGACTTTCAAGCCGGCCTTCTTTAATGCGGTATTGTTGTCAGTCATGCGGAAATTGTCCTGTTGCTTAACGATTCGCTCAAACTGCAGTGAGCGTTAAGAGTAATGCGTCTCATTATAGAACTGCTACTTCTAAATGGGAACCGCAAGTATGGTGCAAAATAAGGCTGAAAAATCGTGGCGGCGTCGCCATTTACAGTAATTATCAGCCAAGCTATCAGGAAGACATTGTACAGGGATGTACGAGAAAGTTACAAACTTGTAGCAATTATTTTCATTGCTACAAGCTATCAAAATGGCGCAAATGCTCTATTTGCGCCAGAGAAATCAGGCGTTAATGATATCAGCCAGATTCAGTTCTTCAGAAACTTGCTTAACCCACTTCTCAACGCGTTCTGCGGTCAGTTCTGGCTGACGGTCTTCGTCAATGGCCAGGCCGACAAAGTTGTCGTCATCAGCCAGGCCTTTGGAGGCTTCAAAGTGGTAACCGGCGGTTGGCCAGTGGCCCACAATCGCCGCGCCGCGCGGTTCGATAATGTCGCGGATGGTGCCCAGTGCATCACAGAAGTATTCTGCGTAATCTTCCTGGTCGCCGCAGCCGAACAGCGCCACCAGTTTGCCGTTGAAATCGACTTCTTCAAGAGTAGGGAAGAAATCATCCCAGTCGCACTGGGCTTCACCGTAGTACCAGGTCGGGATGCCGAGCAACAGAATGTCGAAACCTTCGAGATCTTCTTTGCTGCTTTTAGCAATGTCATGCACCTCAGCAACGTCTTTACCGAGCTGTTTTTGAATCATTTTCGCGATATTTTCGGTGTTACCAGTGTCGCTGCCGAAAAAAATGCCTACGATTGCCATGAGTAAAATAACCTCTTGAAACTTAATAGTATGCTGGCCGTCAAATGCCCACGTATAGGGCAATCATAGCAGAACAGCTCCGGCAGCGGAAACAGCTATCACACCCGGGTGCACAGTCTGCAACATGGTTTAGCTCACCCTTTTGAGATTTCAGATAACCCGCAGGGCGGCTGAAGGCGTTACCCGAGATTTTTAAGCTGCTCGAGCAGCATCTCTTCGATCAGTTCGCTGCGGCTGATGTTGCGGGCGTCAGCCAGCTGGTTGAGGGCATCGACCGCATCATTGTTCAGTTTTAGCTCAACCCGCTTCAAACCACGCACTTTATCGCGCTTCAGCTGATTGCGCTTATTGATACGCAATTGCTCATCACGCGAGAGCGGATTGGTTTTCGGCCGCCCGGGGCGACGCTCGTCCGCGAACAGATCTAATGTAGTACGGTCCGTTTGTTCTTTTGCCATGATTAGAATACTGACAGGAAATTCTGGCTGCAGGGGCAGGGTGCCGGTGCAATTAAGCGCGCCATCATACATCAGCGCGCCATTCCCGCCAACGCGTTAGCGACTTCTGCTGCCCGGTCGGTCTGTTTTTAATCAGTTTTTCTACTCAGCGTCGATAAATCGGTGAATTGCCCGCAAAACGGCGTCCGGTTTTTCCGCATGAACCCAATGA
Coding sequences within:
- the fur gene encoding ferric iron uptake transcriptional regulator → MTDNNTALKKAGLKVTLPRLKILEVLQEPVNHHVSAEDLYKRLIDMGEEIGLATVYRVLNQFDDAGIVTRHNFEGGKSVFELTQQHHHDHLICLDCGKVIEFSDDSIESRQREIAARHGIRLTNHSLYLYGHCAEGDCREDDTAHDPK
- the fldA gene encoding flavodoxin FldA, with the protein product MAIVGIFFGSDTGNTENIAKMIQKQLGKDVAEVHDIAKSSKEDLEGFDILLLGIPTWYYGEAQCDWDDFFPTLEEVDFNGKLVALFGCGDQEDYAEYFCDALGTIRDIIEPRGAAIVGHWPTAGYHFEASKGLADDDNFVGLAIDEDRQPELTAERVEKWVKQVSEELNLADIINA
- the ybfE gene encoding LexA regulated protein, which encodes MAKEQTDRTTLDLFADERRPGRPKTNPLSRDEQLRINKRNQLKRDKVRGLKRVELKLNNDAVDALNQLADARNISRSELIEEMLLEQLKNLG